The following are encoded together in the Camelina sativa cultivar DH55 unplaced genomic scaffold, Cs unpScaffold00506, whole genome shotgun sequence genome:
- the LOC104773247 gene encoding protein PAT1 homolog 1-like produces the protein MERSDSKDFYNFARKTSSDNKSALFDASQYEFFGQSLEEVELGGLDEDASVRGHVDDEEYHLFDKREGAGLGSLSDMDDLATTFAKLNRNVTGPKHLGVIGDRGSGSFSRESSTATDWTQDNEFTSWLDQHTLEEQAQEASWPSQLQSSANSNSLYRTSSYPQKQTQLQHYSSEPIIVPESAFTSFPSPGKRSQQSSPSHIHRAPSLPGGSQSNFSAPNASPLSNSTYHLSGLSHGPPHYGSSNLARYASCGPTLGNMVQPPHWVTDPGLLHGDHSGLLHSLVQQQHLQQLPPRNGFTSQQLISLQQRQSLAHLAALQSQLYSSYPSPSQKAPFGVGEVREHKHKSSHRSRKNRGISQQNSDLASQKSESGLQFRSKYMTSEEIESILKMQHSNSHSSDPYVNDYYHQARLAKKSAGSRTKPPQLYPSHLKDHQSRSRNSSSDQQPQVHVDALGKITLPFISRPRALLEVDSPPNSGDGRTGHKGSEKHLEDEPLVAARVTIEDAFGVLIDIVDIDRTLQFNRPQDGGAQLKRKRQILLEGLATSLQLVDPFSKTGQKTGLTAKDDIVFLRIATLPKGRKLLTKYLQLLVPGTEIARVVCMAVFRHLRFLFGGLPSDSLAAETIANLAKAVTVCVQAMDLRALSACLAAVVCSSEQPPLRPIGSPAGDGASVVLVSLLERAAEVVVVVAAVPRVNNNSNDGLWRASFDEFFSLLTKYCRSKYETIHGQNHDNAADVLELAIKREMPAELLRASLRHTNEDQRNFLLNFGRRASPVNESTTTTRASGGQVKSEFVRG, from the exons ATGGAGAGATCTGATTCTAAAGATTTCTATAACTTCGCTCGGAAGACTTCTTCAG ATAATAAAAGTGCTCTTTTTGACGCATCTCAATATGAGTTCTTTGGTCAAAGTCTTGAAGAAGTTGAATTGGGTGGTCTTGATGAAGATGCTTCTGTTCGTGGACATGTCGATGATGAAGAGTATCACTTGTTTGATAAAAGAGAG GGTGCTGGTTTAGGATCTTTGTCTGATATGGATGATCTTGCCACAACTTTTGCAAAG CTGAACAGAAATGTTACTGGGCCCAAACACCTTGGAGTAATTGGTGACAGAGGATCAGGGTCCTTTTCAAGGGAAA GTTCCACTGCTACAGATTGGACACAGGATAATGAGTTCACAAGCTGGTTGGACCAGCACACGCTTGAAGAACAAGCTCAGGAAGCTAGTTGGCCTTCACAGCTACAATCATCTGCCAATTCAAATTCTCTGTACAGGACATCTTCATATCCACAGAAGCAAACACAGCTACAACATTACAGTAGCGAACCGATTATTGTACCAGAATCGGCGTTTACATCTTTTCCTTCGCCTGGCAAAAGATCACAACAGTCTTCACCGAGCCATATTCATCGTGCTCCTTCTCTTCCTGGTGGTAGTCAGTCGAATTTTTCTGCTCCAAATGCATCTCCTCTGTCAAACTCGACTTACCATCTTTCAGGATTGTCACATGGACCGCCTCATTATGGTAGTAGTAATTTGGCTAGATATGCCTCATGTGGTCCTACTCTTGGTAACATGGTGCAACCTCCTCACTGGGTGACTGACCCTGGCCTTCTGCATGGTGACCATTCGGGGTTGTTACACAGTCTAGTACAACAGCAGCATTTGCAACAGTTGCCTCCTCGGAATGGTTTCACTTCTCAACAGTTAATATCCCTTCAGCAGAGACAATCTCTAGCTCATCTTGCTGCATTGCAATCACAACTGTATAGTTCCTATCCTTCTCCATCACAAAAAGCTCCTTTTGGGGTTGGTGAAGTAAGGGAACACAAACATAAGTCATCTCATAGAAGTCGAAAGAACCGAGGCATCTCCCAACAGAACTCGGATTTGGCCAGCCAGAAAAGTGAAAGTGGGTTGCAGTTTAGATCAAAGTACATGACTTCAGAAGAGATAGAGAGTATTCTCAAGATGCAGCATTCCAATTCACACAGTAGTGACCCTTATGTCAATGACTATTACCATCAAGCTCGGCTTGCCAAAAAGTCAGCTGGATCAAGAACAAAGCCTCCTCAGTTGTATCCTTCTCATTTGAAGGATCACCAATCCCGGTCCCGTAATAGTAGTTCAGATCAGCAACCACAAGTTCATGTGGATGCTCTTGGAAAGATTACACTTCCTTTTATTTCCAGACCACGAGCCTTACTCGAGGTTGACTCTCCACCTAACTCTGGTGATGGAAGGACTGGTCATAAGGGATCTGAAAAGCATCTGGAAGATGAACCTCTTGTTGCAGCTAGGGTCACCATTGAAGATGCTTTTGGAGTTCTTATCGATATAGTTGACATTGATAGGACTCTCCAATTCAACAGGCCACAAGATGGAGGAGCTCAGCTCAAGAGAAAACGACAGATCTTGCTTGAAGGATTAGCAACTTCACTACAACTTGTTGATCCCTTCAGCAAAACAGGACAGAAAACAGGATTGACCGCCAAGGATGATATTGTCTTTCTACGCATAGCGACGCTTCCCAAAGGTCGGAAACTGCTCACAAAGTATCTACAGCTTCTTGTCCCTGGTACTGAGATTGCTCGGGTTGTCTGTATGGCTGTATTCCGCCACCTCAGGTTTCTCTTCGGTGGTTTACCGTCAGATAGCCTTGCAGCAGAGACAATTGCTAATCTTGCTAAAGCAGTTACGGTTTGTGTTCAAGCGATGGACCTCCGAGCACTGAGTGCTTGTCTTGCAGCTGTTGTTTGTTCTTCAGAACAGCCACCTCTCCGTCCAATAGGAAGTCCTGCCGGTGATGGAGCATCAGTTGTATTGGTATCTCTTCTTGAGAGAGCTGctgaagtagtagtagtagtggcgGCGGTTCCACGTGTCAACAACAACTCGAATGATGGACTCTGGAGAGCTTCGTTTGATGAATTTTTCTCTCTCCTTACTAAATATTGCAGGAGCAAGTATGAGACGATCCATGGTCAGAACCATGATAATGCAGCTGATGTGTTGGAGCTAGCTATAAAGAGGGAGATGCCTGCTGAGCTTCTACGTGCGAGTCTACGTCATACTAATGAAGACCAGAGGAATTTCTTACTAAACTTTGGTCGTAGAGCATCGCCAGTTAAcgagtcaacaacaacaacccgcGCAAGTGGTGGTCAGGTCAAGTCTGAATTTGTGAGGGGTTGA